Proteins co-encoded in one Ruegeria sp. HKCCD4315 genomic window:
- a CDS encoding MmgE/PrpD family protein, which translates to MTDFTSSLAAFAAGPISTTSQARIVTSLSVLDWVAVGRAGANEPVSSIIRKMVLDEGGQAQAHLFGGGEAPLRGAALVNGTVSHALDYDDTHFAHIGHPSVAILPAALAVAEWDDRILVDLLEAALIGMETSIRVGLWLGRGHYQVGFHQTATSGAFGAAVAAGRLLGFDINQMRSVLGLTATRAAGLKAQFGTMGKPYNAGLAASAGVETALLVQHGFQANADALEGPFGFGATHQGVSDLSALDGLGDEWLFESVSHKFHACCHGLHAALEAARELDIAEPEVAEIKIKTHPRWMSVCNQLTPASGLGAKFSYRTVIAMQALGYDTALPGSYTDKVCADPRITSLRDRITVEADESLSETQAHLALLRRDGIRREATHDLLTPMSLSDREDRVRAKAAKLIGTDKADAIWSMLRTGGRARDLAVKLTG; encoded by the coding sequence GGCGCGGATTGTGACGTCTCTGTCCGTGCTGGACTGGGTTGCGGTTGGTCGAGCGGGTGCGAACGAACCTGTCTCATCCATCATTCGCAAGATGGTTCTGGACGAGGGTGGTCAGGCACAGGCCCATCTATTTGGCGGAGGCGAAGCGCCATTGCGCGGAGCCGCGTTGGTGAATGGCACCGTGTCTCATGCGCTGGATTATGACGACACGCATTTTGCCCATATCGGGCATCCGTCTGTTGCCATCCTTCCGGCGGCGCTTGCTGTGGCCGAGTGGGATGATCGTATTCTGGTCGACTTGCTCGAAGCCGCTTTGATTGGGATGGAAACCTCAATTCGTGTTGGCCTGTGGTTGGGTCGGGGGCACTATCAGGTCGGGTTTCACCAGACAGCCACGTCCGGCGCATTTGGGGCCGCCGTCGCCGCAGGGCGATTGTTGGGCTTCGATATAAACCAGATGCGATCCGTTTTGGGTCTGACCGCCACCCGTGCAGCCGGACTGAAGGCGCAGTTCGGGACGATGGGCAAGCCATATAACGCGGGCCTTGCGGCGTCAGCCGGTGTCGAAACAGCCTTGCTGGTGCAGCACGGGTTTCAGGCCAATGCCGATGCGCTCGAAGGCCCGTTTGGCTTTGGTGCAACCCATCAGGGCGTGTCTGATTTAAGCGCGCTGGACGGTTTGGGCGATGAATGGTTGTTCGAAAGCGTCAGTCACAAGTTCCATGCCTGTTGTCACGGCTTGCACGCCGCGCTCGAAGCGGCGCGGGAACTGGACATCGCCGAGCCTGAAGTGGCCGAGATCAAGATCAAAACCCATCCGCGTTGGATGAGTGTGTGCAATCAGCTGACACCTGCAAGCGGGTTAGGGGCTAAATTCTCATACCGCACTGTCATCGCGATGCAGGCCCTGGGATATGATACCGCCTTGCCCGGCAGTTATACGGATAAGGTTTGCGCTGACCCACGCATTACGTCCTTGCGCGACCGCATCACTGTTGAAGCAGATGAAAGCTTGTCAGAGACACAGGCGCATTTGGCCTTGCTGCGCCGCGACGGTATTCGTCGTGAGGCAACGCATGATCTGCTGACCCCAATGTCACTGTCTGACCGCGAGGACCGTGTCCGCGCCAAAGCGGCCAAGTTGATCGGCACGGATAAGGCGGACGCGATCTGGTCAATGCTGCGCACCGGAGGTCGCGCCCGCGATCTGGCTGTCAAACTGACAGGTTAA